The Ignavibacteriota bacterium genome segment CGAAGGGTGCGCCGCGCCTGCAGGCCGAGGCCGAGCACCAGCTCGAGGCCGGGATCGTGGATTGGGTGATCGCCGAGAAGAAGACCGTGATCATCCCCGACCTGGAGCATATGCTCGCGAAGTCGAGTGCGCGCAACTTCGTGATCGTGCCCCTCATCCTCCGGTCCCTGGGCATCGGCATCTTCATCATTCATACGGAGAAGCCGCAGCAGGAGTTCTCGAACCAGGACATTCAACTCCTGTCGGTGCTCGCGAACCAGACCGCCGTCGGGGTCGAGAACTGGCGTACCTACAACCAGCTGGTGAAGGCCAACGAAGAGCTCAAGGCATCCCAGGCGCAGATGGTCCAGGCCGCGAAACTGGCGGCGATCGGCGAGCTGGCCGCCGGCATCGCTCACGAGATCAAGAATCCGTTGCAGGTGCTCATGCTCCATCTCGAACTCGTTCAGGCGGGGCGTCCGCTCCCGAACTGGATCGAGATGTTCAGCAAGCAGCTCAAGCGCCTCTCGGACATCACCCTGCGCCTGATGAACTTCTCGCGCAATGCGTCCGAAGAAGTGGCCGCGGAACCGATCGACGTCAACCGCGCGATCGAAGACATCATCATGATGGTGCAGCACGAGTTCGAAGGAAATGGCATCGATATCGAACAGAGCCTCGCCTCCGATCTGCCGGCGGTCGGGGGGAACGGGAACTATCTGCAGCAGGTGTTCCTGAACCTGCTGATCAACGCCCGCGACGCGATGCCGAAGGGCGGCACGATCTCCGTCTCCACCAGCCTCACCGGGTTCCATGTGTGCGTCCGCTTCACCGACACGGGGACCGGGATCGCGAAAGAGCTGCAGGAGAAGATCTTCAAGCCGTTCTTCAGCACGAAGGGCGAGAAGGGCACCGGACTCGGCCTCGCGATCTGCAGCAAGATCATCGCGCAGCACAAGGGGGATATCAGGGTCGAGAGCGAGATCGGCAAAGGTACGACGTTCACCATCTTTCTGCCAGTGTGGAGAGGAACACGATGAGATCGGTCGTTGTCACCATCATCCTTGGACTGTTGCTTGGGTGGTCGTCCGTGGTGGATGCCCAGGAGATGTCCGTCTTGAACAGCGTCAGCACGTCGGTGCAGGGTGGGCGTACACGGGTGGCCTTTCAGTTCGCCGGTGACGTGCGCTTCTCCACCGAGCAGGCGAAGAACGGCGTACGGATCGTGTTCTCCCGGACACGTGCGGCATCAACGCCTGTGCTGAACCGTCGGCTCCTCAATGCAGGGCCGCTCGAAAGCATCGGCTTTCAGCGCCCCGCCATGGACAGCATCATCGCGGTTCTGACGTTCGTGCATGGCAGCAGCTATCGCTGCGTGTGTCCGGCGAGCGGCAATGAGCTCTATGTGGAGGTGAGTGGAAGCGCCGCCGTGCGCCAGCCCCCCGTCGTGAAGCCGGCACCGGTGCAGCCCGCTCCGGTGGTTGCGGCCCCGCCGCAACCTGTGCCCGAACAACCGCGCAATGCCACCGGTTCGTCGTTGATCGACATCCCCGGCGTGGCAAAGATGCAAATGGAGCGTGAGAATGTGGACGGACCCTCCCGTGCCGGAGAGCCCGCACGTTGGACGATGCCTGTCCTCGTGGCGATCAGCATACTTGTGAGTCTGGCCGTGACCTCCGTTGCCCTGGTGGTCGTTGTCAGAATGACACGGCGGGAGCCCGCCCCTGCCCCTGTGGCCGTTGTGACGCCGGCTCCGGCCGTGTCCATCGCTGCGCAATTGAGCGCATACCAGCAGACGGCATTGCTTCCGGAGGAGGATGAGGACGATGATATGAAGCCCGAACCCGAGCGGATCAGGGCGCTGTTCAATGTCCCGGTACGCGAAGAGGAGCAGGAGGAGGATCCGGGTCGCGAGACATCCCTGCAGCTTGCGCGGACATTCCGCCGCGGGAGCGAAGAGATCACACTTGCCCGGAAGTTCCACGAACGGCCGTCGCCTGCTTTGACCCCGGGCAAGATGCAGACCGCCATGGCACGTGCAACAACCAAAGGTCAGCGCCTGACCGCCGCCCGGAAGCTCGGTGTCGGACGAGGAGAGTTCGACCTGGCGGAGAAACTGAAGGCCATGGCGCAGCCACCTGTGAAGAATGGGGAGGGAAAAGCATGATCAAGGGCATCTATTCTTCCGAGGCCGCTATGCGGCCGAAAATGGCACGCATGGAGGTCCTTGCGAACAACCTCGCGAACATCAATACCACAGGGTTCAAACGGGACCGGGTGTTTGTACGCATGCTCGAACAGTCCGCCCAGGGAGCAGCGGACGGCCGCGGCGACATGACCGGCGTGACCACCGGCAGATACATCGATACGACGTCGGGTTCCCTGCAGCAGACCGACAATCCTCTGGATCTGGCGATCGACGGCGATGGATTCTTCGCGATCCAGACCCCGCGCGGGACACGCCTGACGCGGAACGGCAATTTCACGCTGAGCAAGGAGGGGGTGCTGACAACCTCCGAGGGATATCCCGTGCTGGGGATGAATGGGGTGATCCAATTACCCCATCGCGACCGCCTCGATGTCCGCGCGCTCACCATTACGCAGTCGGGCGAAGTCGCCCTGGACAAGGAACCTCTGGGCCAGCTTCGCATCATGGTGCCGGAGCGGGCGGATGCGCTGCAGAAGGACCATGAATCACTCATGTTCGTGGACCAGAGCGAACGGATACTCGATGTTGCACCGGACAGGATCAGCGTCCGTCAGGGATTCGTTGAGGAGTCGAATGTCGAAGGCATCGAAGAAATGATAGCAATGATCGAACTCAGCAGAGGGTTCGAAACAGACCAGAAAATGATCCAGTCGCAGGACGCGACGCTCGACCGGTCCTTAGAGATCGGCCGGGTGTAACGACAACACCGTACGAGGAGGAGCAGTATGAACAGAGCATTGCGCACTGCGGCGACCGGGATGTACGCACAGCAGCTGAACGTCGACACGATCGCACACAACCTGGCCAACGTGAACACGACCGGGTTCAAGAAGAGCCGTCCGGAATTTCAGGACCTGATGTACCAGACCCTGAAGACCACCGGCGTA includes the following:
- the flgF gene encoding flagellar basal-body rod protein FlgF codes for the protein MIKGIYSSEAAMRPKMARMEVLANNLANINTTGFKRDRVFVRMLEQSAQGAADGRGDMTGVTTGRYIDTTSGSLQQTDNPLDLAIDGDGFFAIQTPRGTRLTRNGNFTLSKEGVLTTSEGYPVLGMNGVIQLPHRDRLDVRALTITQSGEVALDKEPLGQLRIMVPERADALQKDHESLMFVDQSERILDVAPDRISVRQGFVEESNVEGIEEMIAMIELSRGFETDQKMIQSQDATLDRSLEIGRV
- a CDS encoding GAF domain-containing protein gives rise to the protein MTITSAMEHGTKRKSRTQLLEEGLPQFEQFIESRENYIKALEKTIDVLRAENVQFTQNNLAIRSSIDELVATQRLSNIISTATEPELIVSALIELTRQVIPVLDCNIFLFHSTSSKLLPLSSKGAPRLQAEAEHQLEAGIVDWVIAEKKTVIIPDLEHMLAKSSARNFVIVPLILRSLGIGIFIIHTEKPQQEFSNQDIQLLSVLANQTAVGVENWRTYNQLVKANEELKASQAQMVQAAKLAAIGELAAGIAHEIKNPLQVLMLHLELVQAGRPLPNWIEMFSKQLKRLSDITLRLMNFSRNASEEVAAEPIDVNRAIEDIIMMVQHEFEGNGIDIEQSLASDLPAVGGNGNYLQQVFLNLLINARDAMPKGGTISVSTSLTGFHVCVRFTDTGTGIAKELQEKIFKPFFSTKGEKGTGLGLAICSKIIAQHKGDIRVESEIGKGTTFTIFLPVWRGTR